From one Lycium barbarum isolate Lr01 chromosome 6, ASM1917538v2, whole genome shotgun sequence genomic stretch:
- the LOC132644701 gene encoding cellulose synthase A catalytic subunit 3 [UDP-forming]: MDPEGDVKGKSLKTLGAQLCQICGDGVGTTVNGDPFVACDVCAFPVCRACYEYERKDGNQSCPQCKTRYKRHKGSPAISGESVEDGDADDGASDLNYSSENLSEKQKVADRMLSWHATHGRGEETGAPKYDKEVSHNHIPLLTNGTDVSGELSAASPERYSMASPGPAGGAKLIHPLTYSTDANQSPNIRVVDPVREFGSPGLGNVAWKERVDGWKMKQDKNVVPMTTSHPRSAPPSERGVGDIDASTDILVDDSLLNDEARQPLSRKVSIPSSRINPYRMVIILRLVILCIFLHYRITNPVPNAFALWLLSVICEIWFAISWILDQFPKWLPVNRETYLDRLALRYDREGEPSQLAAVDIFVSTVDPLKEPPLVTANTVLSILAVDYPVDKVSCYVSDDGAAMLTFEALSETAEFARKWVPFSKKYSIEPRAPEWYFSQKVDYLKDKVQTSFVKERRAMKREYEEFKIRINALVAKAQKVPEEGWIMQDGTPWPGNNTRDHPGMIQVFLGQSGGLDSDGNELPRLVYVSREKRPGFQHHKKAGAMNALVRVSAVLTNGPFMLNLDCDHYINNSKALREAMCFLMDPNLGKYVCYVQFPQRFDGIDRNDRYANRNTVFFDINLRGLDGIQGPVYVGTGCVFNRTALYGYEPPIKPKHKKAGFLSSCFGGSRKKSSKSSKKGSDKKKSSKNVDPTVPIFNLEDIEEGVEGAGFDDEKSLLMSQMSLEKRFGQSAVFVASTLMENGGVPQSATPETLLKEAIHVISCGYEDKSEWGQEIGWIYGSVTEDILTGFKMHARGWRSIYCMPKRPAFKGSAPINLSDRLNQVLRWALGSVEILFSRHCPIWYGYSGRLKWLERFAYVNTTIYPVTAIPLLIYCMLPAICLLTGKFIIPQISNLASIWFISLFLSIFATGILEMRWSGVGIDEWWRNEQFWVIGGVSAHLFAVFQGLLKVLAGIDTNFTVTSKASDEDGDFAELYLFKWTTLLIPPTTLLIVNLVGVVAGISYAINSGYQSWGPLFGKLFFAFWVIVHLYPFLKGLMGRQNRTPTIVVVWSILLASIFSLLWVRIDPFTTRVTGPDVQACGINC, translated from the exons ATGGATCCAGAAGGTGATGTTAAG GGAAAGTCCTTGAAGACCTTAGGTGCTCAACTCTGTCAGATCTGTGGTGATGGTGTTGGCACTACTGTTAATGGCGATCCATTTGTTGCTTGCGATGTCTGTGCCTTCCCTGTTTGTAGGGCATGCTATGAATACGAGAGGAAGGATGGGAATCAATCTTGCCCACAGTGCAAGACCAGATAcaagagacataaag GAAGTCCTGCTATTAGTGGTGAAAGTGTAGAAGATGGTGATGCTGATGATGGTGCCAGTGATCTTAATTACTCTTCTGAAAACCTGAGTGAGAAGCAAAAAGTGGCTGACCGTATGTTGAGCTGGCACGCGACTCATGGGCGGGGTGAGGAGACTGGTGCTCCAAAGTATGATAAAGAGGTCTCCCACAATCATATTCCTCTGCTTACAAATGGAACAGAT GTTTCTGGGGAACTGTCTGCAGCATCACCAGAGCGCTATTCAATGGCGTCTCCTGGACCAGCTGGTGGTGCAAAACTCATCCATCCACTCACATATTCAACAGATGCTAACCAATCAC CTAACATCAGGGTTGTGGATCCAGTAAGGGAGTTTGGATCCCCTGGACTTGGCAATGTTGCTTGGAAAGAAAGAGTTGATGGCTGGAAAATGAAGCAGGATAAGAATGTCGTGCCGATGACCACTAGCCATCCTCGTTCTGCTCCTCCTTCGGAACGAGGAGTTGGAGATATTGATGCTAGTACTGACATTTTGGTGGATGACTCTCTACT CAATGATGAGGCTAGACAACCTCTTTCAAGGAAGGTGTCTATTCCATCGTCTAGGATAAATCCTTACAGGATGGTCATTATCCTCCGGCTTGTCATTCTCTGTATTTTCTTGCACTATCGGATAACGAATCCAGTGCCCAATGCATTTGCATTATGGTTGTTATCTGTAATATGCGAGATTTGGTTTGCAATATCGTGGATTTTGGATCAGTTCCCCAAGTGGCTTCCAGTCAACCGTGAGACATATCTTGATAGGCTTGCTCTTAG GTATGATCGTGAAGGAGAGCCATCACAATTAGCTGCTGTTGACATATTTGTTAGTACTGTGGATCCTTTGAAGGAGCCTCCTCTTGTTACAGCAAATACTGTCCTGTCCATTCTTGCGGTTGATTATCCCGTTGATAAGGTGTCCTGTTATGTGTCTGATGATGGTGCTGCCATGTTGACATTTGAAGCCCTATCTGAAACAGCAGAGTTTGCAAGGAAATGGGTTCCTTTCTCTAAGAAGTACAGCATAGAACCACGAGCTCCAGAGTGGTACTTTTCTCAGAAGGTTGACTACTTGAAGGATAAAGTTCAAACATCATTTGTAAAAGAACGTAGGGCAATGAAG AGGGAGTATGAAGAGTTCAAAATTCGCATCAATGCCCTTGTTGCAAAAGCTCAAAAGGTCCCTGAAGAAGGATGGATAATGCAAGATGGCACACCATGGCCTGGGAATAACACCAGGGATCATCCTGGGATGATTCAG GTTTTCTTGGGACAAAGTGGAGGGCTTGACAGTGATGGAAATGAGTTGCCTCGACTAGTGTATGTTTCTCGTGAAAAGCGTCCTGGCTTCCAACATCACAAAAAGGCTGGTGCCATGAATGCACTG GTTCGCGTGTCAGCGGTTCTCACTAATGGACCTTTTATGCTCAATCTTGATTGTGATCACTACATAAACAACAGCAAGGCGTTGAGAGAGGCAATGTGCTTTTTAATGGATCCTAACCTTGGAAAATATGTTTGCTATGTTCAATTCCCTCAGAGATTCGATGGTATTGATAGGAATGATCGATATGCCAACAGGAATACAGTTTTTTTCGAT ATTAACTTGAGAGGTTTGGATGGAATTCAAGGCCCAGTGTATGTGGGTACTGGATGTGTGTTTAATAGAACAGCTTTATATGGTTATGAACCTCCTATTAAGCCAAAGCATAAGAAAGCAGGGTTCCTCTCTTCCTGCTTCGGTGGATCAAGAAAGAAGAGTTCTAAATCAAGTAAAAAGGGCTCAGACAAGAAGAAATCTAGTAAGAATGTTGATCCCACTGTGCCAATATTCAATCTGGAGGATATAGAGGAGGGAGTTGAAG GTGCTGGATTTGACGATGAGAAGTCACTTCTCATGTCACAAATGAGCCTGGAGAAGAGATTTGGACAATCGGCTGTTTTTGTTGCTTCGACACTCATGGAGAATGGTGGTGTTCCTCAATCTGCTACACCGGAGACCCTTTTGAAAGAGGCTATTCATGTTATCAGTTGTGGTTATGAAGATAAATCAGAATGGGGACAGGAG ATTGGATGGATCTATGGTTCTGTCACAGAGGATATTCTTACTGGATTTAAGATGCATGCCCGTGGTTGGCGATCTATCTACTGTATGCCCAAGAGACCCGCCTTCAAAGGGTCAGCTCCTATTAATCTTTCAGATCGTCTGAATCAAGTGCTTCGATGGGCTTTAGGGTCAGTGGAAATTCTTTTCAGTAGGCATTGTCCTATATGGTACGGATACAGTGGACGGTTAAAGTGGCTGGAGAGATTCGCATATGTCAACACCACCATTTATCCAGTCACTGCCATTCCACTTCTTATATACTGCATGCTTCCAGCTATCTGTCTACTTACTGGGAAATTCATTATCCCTCAG ATTAGTAACCTGGCTAGCATCTGGTTTATATCCCTCTTTCTTTCCATTTTTGCTACTGGTATTCTGGAGATGAGATGGAGTGGTGTTGGAATTGATGAATGGTGGAGAAATGAACAGTTTTGGGTCATTGGTGGTGTGTCAGCTCACCTGTTTGCTGTCTTCCAAGGGTTGCTCAAAGTGCTTGCCGGTATTGATACCAACTTTACTGTCACATCCAAGGCATCGGATGAAGATGGGGACTTTGCCGAACTCTACTTGTTCAAATGGACAACTCTTCTTATACCCCCGACTACTCTCCTCATTGTAAACCTGGTAGGAGTTGTAGCCGGCATATCATATGCCATCAACAGTGGTTACCAATCATGGGGTCCACTCTTTGGTAAATTATTCTTTGCTTTCTGGGTGATTGTTCACCTTTACCCCTTTCTCAAAGGTCTCATGGGTCGTCAGAACCGGACACCCACCATCGTGGTCGTGTGGTCTATTCTTCTGGCCTCCATTTTCTCTTTGCTATGGGTGCGAATTGATCCCTTCACTACAAGAGTTACTGGACCAGATGTTCAAGCGTGTGGTATCAATTGCTAG